GCGTTGTTGGGGATGCTCAACAGCTGCGCCTCCAACGTGAGCGTGGTCAACATCGACAACGGGTACGGGGCTGGGTTTGTGGCCAGTCTCATCAACCGCTTGTGAACCGGCGGCCTGCCGGGACTCCTGCTACGGCTTGAGTCCCCTGGGGGCTTTTGCTATTCTCTGATTGCGGGTCACCAAGGAAAAAGAGCCATGTCGGGACATTCCAAATGGCATAGCATCAGGCACAAGAAGGGTGCTGCCGATGCCAGGCGGGGCAAGCTGTTCACCAGCCTGATCAAGGAAATTACCGTGGCCGCGCGGCTGGGCGGCGGGGACCCGGACGGTAACCCCAGGCTCCGGGCGGCCATGGCTGCGGCCAAGTCCGCCAACATGCCCGGGGAGAACATCAAGCGGGCCGTGCAGAAGGGAACGGGCGAGTTGCCGGGGCTCACCTATGAAGACGCGACCTACGAGGGCTACGGCCCCGGCGGCGTGGCCATCCTGGTCGAGGCCGTGACCGACAACAAGAACCGGACGGTGTCGGATATCCGCCACGTCTTCTCCAAATTCGGGGGCAACCTGGGTCAGTCGGGATGTGTGGCTCACCTGTTCCAGAGACAGGGCCTGATTCTCGTCGACAAGTCCAGCACAGACGAAGACGGCTTGATGACGGTGGCCCTGGAGGCTGGGGCCGAGGATATGAGAGATGGGGGCGAGGTCTACGAAATCTATACCTCACCTCAGGACTACGAAGCGGTGCTGGAGGAGATGCGGAGTCACGATCTGGCGGTGGCATCGGCAGACCTTTCCATGATTCCCCAGACCACCCTGCAGCTTGCGGGAAAGCCGGCCCAGCAGATGCTGCGCCTGATGGAATCGCTGGAAGACCACGACGACGTGCAAAAGGTCTTCGCCAACTTCGACATCGCGGATGCGGAACTGGAGGCTGCCGCCTCTTAGGATGACACCGGGAACGTGGACGGGATCGGTTCTGGAAGAACCGCCGGTGGACAGGTTGCCGAAAGACGCCGGCGACCATGGGACCCCATGAGAGTCTTGGGTATCGATTGCGGTTCACGGTCGACCGGATACGGCATCATCGACAGTGAGGAAGGGCGTCCGCAACCGGTCGTCTTCGGGGCCATTTCTCTTCCCGCCAAACACTCCCTGGGCGCTCGGCTGGTGACCGTTCAGCGGCAGCTTCGGCAACTCATCGACTCCTACACCCCTCAGGTTGCCGCTGTAGAGGACCAGTTCTATCTCACCAACTTCAAGAGCGTCATGAAGCTTGGCCAGGTCAAGGGTGTGGTGATCTGCACGGCGGCCCTGGCGGGCATCCCCATCGTGGAGTACAGTCCCTTGGAGATCAAGAACGCAGTCACCGGATATGGCCGGGCAGACAAGCAGCAGGTTCAGGCCATGGTCGGACGACTGCTGGGACTGGCCAGCCCGCCCCAGCCCCACGACGCGGCCGATGCACTGGCTCTGGCCCTGTGTCATGCCCAGGTTATGACCACTGAAAGCCGCATCAGGAGAGGAATCTCCAAGACCAATGTCCCCCTTCCCTCCCGAAGCTGAGTCCATGCGCCCGTCCCGAGTCCATACAGCCGGGCCGCTGGCGCTGCTCCTTTTGGCTGGCGGTTTGAGTGGCGCCGACCAGCCCACTCGGGTGTTCTGGCAAAAGGACTACTCCAGGGGCAACACCGAGTTGCACCGCATTGAAGTGGAGACGGATGGAAGGACCCGGTACGTGCTGAGACTGGGAGATGGAGAGCCGGTGGCGGTGGATTTCCAACTCAAGCCCCACACCCTCCAGCATCTCCTGGAACTGTTCGCCCAGGCCGACTTCCTGAATCGGGACAAGAACTTCGTGAGCTCGCGGCGGGTGGCCGACACCGGGACGCGCACCATACGCCTGATGAGCGGCCCGCAAACACGGGAAGTGGTGTTCCGCCACACCGACAACAAGACCTTCCGCAAGATCGTGACCTTTTTCGATCACCTCTCCGCTCAGGAGAGATTCCTCCTCGATTTGAAGCTGACCTTGAAGCATGACCGGCTGGGGATTCCCAGAAAACTGGATCTACTGCGAGGGTTCCTGGACAGGAAAACGATTGTGGACCCCCAACGGTTCTCACCCATCTTGAAGAGAATTTCCGAGAACACTTCCCTCATGAACCTGGCCCGCAAGACGGCCCGAAGACTCCTCAGACAGATCGACCGCCACCCCTCCGGCTGATCGGCCCGCTGCGCCCGCACTTGTTACGGGGGCGTTCGGCCGCCCGAGCCGGAAGCCTTGGGGTAAATGGCGATGCCGGCGTAACCCACCACTTCTTTCCTTCCTCCGCCGGCGTCTCCCGAAGTCGCATAGCGGACCAGCTCGGCCCGGCAGGTCCGGGCCGAGGCTTCGGTTCCATACATCATTGCGATGGTCGGTCCGTAGCCGCACATGCTGATCGACTCCTTTCGGACCACCTCGTAGAGGCCTGGGGCATCCAGAGACAGGATCCTGGAGATGGCTTTTTCGTCCTTGATGCGTGTCACTGCATCCGGCTCGAAATGGTTCATGTCACTGCTGGCAACCACCAGCACCGGCTGCCCGGACAGATCCCGCAAGGCTTTCGCGATACCCTTCCCCAGCCGCTGGAAGGCGGGGAAATCGTGACGGCCCAGGGCGATGGGCACCAGGCGAAGGTCCGGCCTCAAATGCAACAGAAAGGGAAGTTGCACTTCCAGCGAGTGCTCGAAGCGATGAGCTTCGGTATCCTCCGTCAGGAACGGGCAGTGATGCAGAAGCCTCCGAGCCAACTCTTCATCGACGGGGATCCGGCCAAGTGGGATCTGCCACTCTCCCCGAGACATGATCGAGAGAGAGGCTCCCAATCCGGTATGGTTGGGACAGAGGATCAAAACCCTTTCGGGTATCTCGATTCCGGAGAACACGGCTCCGGCGACACCGCCGGAATAAAGGTAGCCGGCATGAGGCACCACCACGCCTCGGGCCTGGCGTCGTGCCCGGGGCGGTCCCAGGTGCTCCTGCAGGTCCCGGCGAAGCCGGTCAGGCTGTGAGGGATAGAAACGGCCGGCAACGGCGGCTTTTCGCAACATGATGCTTCCGGGTGTGTGATGTCTCAGTGCGGGGCTGAGCCAAGTCCAGCTTGCATTGTAAGCCCCTCCGGGCAACGACGGTGGCTGTTTCGGATCGCCCGGAGGGAAAAGAGAACCTTGAGCCCGCTGGAACCGCGGACTCACCGGAGGGAGATTGCAGACCGGCTTGGGGGCATCCCCTCCAGCCCGCGTT
The window above is part of the Acidobacteriota bacterium genome. Proteins encoded here:
- the ruvC gene encoding crossover junction endodeoxyribonuclease RuvC — encoded protein: MRVLGIDCGSRSTGYGIIDSEEGRPQPVVFGAISLPAKHSLGARLVTVQRQLRQLIDSYTPQVAAVEDQFYLTNFKSVMKLGQVKGVVICTAALAGIPIVEYSPLEIKNAVTGYGRADKQQVQAMVGRLLGLASPPQPHDAADALALALCHAQVMTTESRIRRGISKTNVPLPSRS
- a CDS encoding YebC/PmpR family DNA-binding transcriptional regulator, with the protein product MSGHSKWHSIRHKKGAADARRGKLFTSLIKEITVAARLGGGDPDGNPRLRAAMAAAKSANMPGENIKRAVQKGTGELPGLTYEDATYEGYGPGGVAILVEAVTDNKNRTVSDIRHVFSKFGGNLGQSGCVAHLFQRQGLILVDKSSTDEDGLMTVALEAGAEDMRDGGEVYEIYTSPQDYEAVLEEMRSHDLAVASADLSMIPQTTLQLAGKPAQQMLRLMESLEDHDDVQKVFANFDIADAELEAAAS
- the amrB gene encoding AmmeMemoRadiSam system protein B codes for the protein MLRKAAVAGRFYPSQPDRLRRDLQEHLGPPRARRQARGVVVPHAGYLYSGGVAGAVFSGIEIPERVLILCPNHTGLGASLSIMSRGEWQIPLGRIPVDEELARRLLHHCPFLTEDTEAHRFEHSLEVQLPFLLHLRPDLRLVPIALGRHDFPAFQRLGKGIAKALRDLSGQPVLVVASSDMNHFEPDAVTRIKDEKAISRILSLDAPGLYEVVRKESISMCGYGPTIAMMYGTEASARTCRAELVRYATSGDAGGGRKEVVGYAGIAIYPKASGSGGRTPP